The DNA window taactttattgttagcaaagaaaataaatcagaGGCGCTGGAACCTGATTCGgccttcagatttctgtatctgtttcataatttcaatcaattaggcaagtaggtgagcagcctcctgtgcctgacacacgccttATTGGATCTAAATcggtcacgatgtttttcttcaccgttcgattGAATGTggctcgaacctacgaccacagAGATGAGTATCGCACGCTGATGCCATTAGGAAATCACTGCTATATCTGACAATATGTAATTGTGTTCATCGGAAAAGAATTTAACTAATGTCACGATGTCAGTCAGTCTCTATCTCTATGCTGCATTTTTAGTCATATTTGGCCAACCATATTCTGTTTGACCGGTACGGATGCGGGCATTCTAGATACTGGGCATGAGACAGACACATGTGTATCTGTTTTGGGAAGCATCACATTAGTTATATCTAAAGTgaccatttattatttgactcAAACTGGGGCATTGGTTTAATAAGGCCAAATTAGTTAGTTGGCTTAAAAGTTatgaatcacaaaatataggtacacaaatgtttagttatatttagcagaagaacaaatttgttttaatttcgtGTCGATTTCAAATATGAATGACACTCTGGGCACGTTCATAATATACTACTAGGGCTCAAATTTTCACGCAGTTGAAAACGGGACAATTTTTCGTCCCACAGTTCGTTTCGGGGACACTGGGACTCGTAATTGGAAATAGGGACAGTCCCGTTCAAAACGGAACGTTTGGCAGGACTTATAATCGTTATgagttctatttaaataaataataataacagctTCTTTAACGGATGTACAGGAAAATTACACTATTtacaagttaaataaattagtattttattaattatttagtattgaattttcattatattcttAGTTCTATCCGACAACTGAAATAAACTTGAAGAAGCCTTGAAAAGGAACTAAATGAATTGACGCCGTCGATTGCAATTAAAGCCGTATTATCTCCGGGAGTCGATCGATGCCATCCAAACCTAAAAGCAGGAAGCATCACAAATGACACAATCCAACgggaactttaaaaataaagtaatttccTTATGTCAATTGAATAAGTGTAGTAGATTTACTTGTAGATAGAAGTCGGGCGCTAGTTTCAGTACCGTATAGAAACACGGCCAGTGCGGTCTTCATCGGTCACAACTGGTGCAATCCTGATTCAACTGACATGGGTGTAGCCGAGTGGTGTGTTTTTGTCGTCCTCTGTAGTCTACTACAACAAGGTAGGAGTTGAAAttcttttttagatttttgaaaCACttgatagtttttttaagaaacctttgaaacaaaattgtatttagagTTGACAGTTATCTTTAATAGAAATGCTACAATTCGTTCAAGTAGagcgatatttatttaattcttatgaAGAATACGCACGATTAGCAAATTTAGTTTCAGGTTTAAATGTTAACGTGTGATACGCCAAccaatctaaaaaaaaaaattaaatgttatcattatctttacatataatattgttttataatttttacgtaaaatGTGGCCCATTTGAACCAAAACATACTAGATATtgcttgttttttatttcaaatacgaGTTCTAATGCATAGCCAATTTTAACTTGTATTGCAAATGAACAACGATGGTCAGATGACGCTTCTTAAAAGCGACGCATAGGTAATgtaatacaaacatatataattatttctggcTATCATAATATTCAACACTATAAATGAAAACAAGAATCTTCGAAATCATCCACCAAAACTCACCACCTTCACCACACACTCAATCAACCACCTCTGCGACTCCTTCAAACTTGGCGACGCCTCTAAAGAATGATCATGAACAATCCCTGACAAGGTCCTCTTCTGTGcagtaaattatttcaaaatttagaTGCTCTTATAGGCCACACACGCATCAGCCTTGCTGTTGGTGTGTaactcaaattcaaaataactttatttacataggtAAAGAAGTACATctatgaacgtcaacagaaaatatgtttaattgattttgaatttacatTAACTACCATTTCGAAACAGCAgccaataatataaacaatatgtatttaaaactagtgCAAAACAATCCTACGGATTacgatcatttaaataatcgtcatATTTACTaacctaaatattaataataataataaattcaatgtgTTTATACccttaataactttattaaatattaagtaacgACTGAGGGCATGAGTTATCGATATGTTAAACgctatatttttaggtttGCGGTTCGCGATAGGGATATTTCAAGGACAAAGAGGAACACTTGTTGGTATATTTAGatgataacaatttttattgtaattgtgGATTTTACTTGTGAACAGTAACGCTATTAGTAGATTCCTCAGATTTCGGATGCTGCttcttgattttattaatataggtatcAATCTTCTGTGCTCGattggatatttatttatttacacttagttgccttatacaaaaatatacatatactttacTTATACAACATGAGTTATTAGCCAACGGGCGGTCTTATCGCTAAAAAGCGATGTCTTCCAAGCACCCATTATTCGGAAAACAGACACACCTACAGAGAAGAAAATAAGAagtgcataaataataaacaataaaacaaaaaatatcaaatagtacctatacctaaaataaagtataatgtaaaaaaaaatggatgAACGAtcatatgtataaacaaaaatgtaaaagctaATCCAAGGGTCAATTAatactatgtggaaccagctgaagtatttccgaatcaatacGACTTGGGGTCTTCAACGTAGCGAACCAATTCCTATAAGGCAGCTACGCGCtttcgagccttctggcagtgcgagtgtccatgagcggcgatGTCGCTTAGCATCAGCCTCTtgcccgtctgcctcctgtaacaaaaaaaaagaattattattaatgtatatgtagcTAATTACGAgggaaaagaaaaatgatcaaaaactagatttttaaataaatattgtttgatctaagccataataaaataaataaacaaaaagcctatttatttcttgtaaaGAACAAGTAAACTTaactaattacatatatacatattttttagaaaagtGAATTATACtcatttttttccttttttttgtaTCTCAATTATTGACAAACTATGCcatacattacaataatttcctTCACGGGATTCGAAAGCACTACTAGTTGAGAGTACCGCGCCTAATCACCGAATCACACCGCTCTTTCTTGATCAATATTCTTCTATATCTTTGAGTACTATGCTTAATCGGGTGTTTGAACCCCGCTCTAGCGTCAAtggatttttcttattatgcGCCCAATCAGTACTCACTATTACAGTGACATAGtgttttacatatacatattgcaGTGTTATAATTGATAGTTCAAAGTCttgttctattattattaaaataaattgaaataaagtgGATTGTaattgattgaaaaaaaaatctttctgTGTTTTCCAATTTTTGTTAAACTGCTTAAAACTTTACAATCCGACATTTTAATTGACACTGTGGCATACTTGATTACGACTTTAgcatctttaatatatttgtgttgaaggtaaataatgatttgtgtaataaataaataaaaataaatcaatggtaCAACTTTGTTAGTTCttaatgatcatttgtcaaccTAATAGGAAAGTACGTGATCAATTCAGGTCAGTACCTGTGCCTGAAACACACGCCTACTTTATGGGTTTATGGGTCTAAGGGAAGTATtctttcctcacgatgttttctttcaccagTCGCGccaatattaaatgcgcacatatgtTTCAACGCAGAATGTTGGTCgaccggggatcgaatctacaacctcagggatgaggcACGCTGTCACTAGACAACTCAGATTATATGAAATcttaaaacaacatttttatcaCTAAATATATGCATCTGTAAGTCTAAATACCAATTGGATTTGATTCATGCCTAAAATAACCATTTATACTTTGGCTCAAACCGGGAGATTGGTTTAATTCAGGTCAAATAATAAGtagtaaatgaaaaagaaacacttttacaaagatatttgtttaaaaaaagtaacaaatcACAAAATATGGGTACCCAAAtgttaacttatatttatcagaataacaaatttgttttaatttcgtGACGATTTCAAATGAGAATAAAACTCTTGGcacgtgtttttttaaaataatttaaggcaGCTTTATTTTGCTTTTGAAAACGGGACAATCGCGGCCAACGGTTCATTCCGGGGACACCGGGACTCATAATTGGGAAAAAGGGTCATGTTCTTCATGCCTAGCGTTAAACCTCGACTCTCTCTTTTAGATGCTCTCCTATTTCCACATCCCCGATTGTGCAATTGTCAATTTTCATATCAAAGGAACTTACCAATCATCACATTAATCTCAATAAATTGTTACAGGTTTAGCAATAACCTGCTACCAATGCAACAGTCACAATGACTCGCGTTGTTTAATGGAGAAATTGCCGGATTCGTTGAGACTCCCCTGCGGACCCAAGGACACAATGTGCCGGAAGATATCCCAGGTTGTCGAGTTCGAGATGAACGGGATGCCTCCAGACAGCCGTGTGATCAGGGGGTGCGGCTGGGATGACAGTAGTTATAAGGTATGCCGCCTTGAAACTATTTTGGAATTGCAAACTAAAACATGTGTGATTGTTGAATCAATAAGTAAATGTAGCAATGTTGGCACaagacattataataataataaattcagttCATTTCCATTTTAGTCTTCTAGTGTATATGTGTGTCATTTTTAGACAAAGGACTCCTACAAATCCTGCCATTCCTCTatgccatgtaccacctgttgtttcttttatttggcCCATCCACCTTCTAAGTGGCCTTCTTTCTTTTCCGtttgctgtaccttgggcacTAGTTTAGAAGTTATTTGAACCACCTCTCTGTTCTCTGCACAAGACATTACTCACGCCAAGAATAAAATGAacataaactttttttgaCTGTTTGAATCAATAGCGGAAAAAcgcttttatgttttattaatttttatacatttctatttCTAGATGTATTTGTAAGTTTAGTTTACAAAATCCATAAATATTTGCTTATCAGTATTTATTATCACAAAATATTGATTAGACATATTCCCATTTGGAAATCTAGTAAATAGCACATAGCAAAAGTAATACAAACAATGTACTAAAGTTCCTAAACATTtcaattacaaaacaatatcCAAAAGAAACTTCGCACGAACGCCGCATAAAATTGCATGTCACATCTGTTTTATCATCATCAATTATTCCAGGGTCGTTGCTACCAGCGCTCCGGTTTCGGTGGTAGACAAGAAGTATGCTCCTGCCTCGAAGACGGTTGTAACTCCGCCTCTGTACCAGTCGGTGCCACAGCTCTGATGCTCATCACATTAGCTGTATTACGATTTTAGATAACGCATCTTGAAGCCTTTATGCAATGTGTTCACATCTAGGTTAATTAGCAATCACTTGTAAATAGCGACTAATATAGTTGTTAATGGACATTTGTTGtgtttatataagtttattaaaaacagtttacTGATGCcctcttttatttatctatttaaaggtAACAATATAGGGTTGGGCAAGCAATTTTGATCCTAATAGTCTATTTGGCTCACCTCTGTAAACCTCTTGAATCCTGTTACAAATCACTAACTATCTCAATTGCGTGTTTCCGTTGGAGCAAACGAGTGACATCCTGGATTATCTGATGACACAATGTTGGATTTAGGACAAGCTACCCTAGATGCATTCGGGGTGCAGTACAGAGAAAGCGTTGTCATGAAGTGGgctgtttttataattgtccTTTTTGGACTGTATCAAAACGgtgagtttttttatttataattactttttacgtGAATATACATTGGAAGTATTTTACCGGTAATACGTATAATACGGGATAAACATTGCTTTTTAAACGTAAGTAATTTGAGTATGTTAAACAAATCTTTTAATGCTgttggtataaaaataatgggattttatagaaaatgattttctataataataaataaagtctgTTATGGTATTGCTTATTGCTTCTGCTATTAACAGTaagatatttatagatttatttgcTTTTGTGTCTGTACTCTTGAATCATTTATATCGTTATCTCAAAAATAAGATTGTctgttttttaaagaaatttagttCTTTTTAGCTGCAAAAAGAACCGTTTTAAAGTTATCATGTATTGCTAAGGCGTAGTTTTCTTGTGTGTATATCTAGCTGTGTGAAGAGACTTTTCTGCGTCATATTTAAGGCAAATTTTGACGGTAATATATTTCCCAATTGGAAGttatagaataattaatgGATATTTTTACAGGTTTAGCGATATTGTGTTATGAATGTAATAGTGCAATAAATCCGATGTGTTCCGCTGCTGTTCTACCTGATTCCTTGAAGAAGAACTGTTCAGATCTGGACAAAGGAGTTACGCATACTCTCTGTAGGAAGATCATTCAACATGTGGACTATGAGACAAATGGGCAATTGCCCATGAGCCGGGTAATACGGAGCTGTGGCTGGGATGAAAGCCGATACAAGGTTAGCttcgtaatattaataataaatacacgtAAAGTTTCCgtgtttgtaaaaatatttttcgtaaaaaatcACAGTTCAAGTTTAATACAAATCCGattcaaataaattctaaattccctttgttttaaaaaaagtcaaatcatttatgtatttcaattaAGGCTATTAAGTAGTAACCTTTGAAAGTCAAAGTaactagttaaaatataaaaaaatacccttCCAAAGGTAGTTTCATATGGTGAAGAATAGAACACGAAACTCCATACTTACTCTTTTCAAAtagttttctaatattttttatacattgatttcataattatatgtgaagaccaTGTCCgaagaacaaaaaatataaaaagcgtaacctattttttttctagaataCCTGTTACAATCGAGCTGGTTACGGCGGCAGCCAAGAAGTATGCTCCTGCAATGAAGACCTCTGTAATAGTTCTTCGAAACTCACCGCTTTTGGGATACTATCTATTGTTTTCTTCTCTTTTTGTGTATtactaaataagctgtaatagGTTGAGGAAAAAATAGCGAGTATAGCTACGCAGAGTCGtagtttttgatattttgtgtcgcaataatgaatattatttatttttacactacGACTATTACTGCCTTGTAACAtaacctaaaattattttttcaattcgaAGTAGTTCCAGGTGGAGGTGTTCAGTCAAGCCGTTGCAGAGTAGTTTTGACTCTGTCAGTGTACTAGCAAATAtactaaatgtttaatatcaataaacttaatatgttACCCAGTTCCAGAGTTTACTAAGTTGTTTAAGTTTTGCAATACCGAgcttaaagtttataaataaatatttagagaaattatattataataagttttatttatttcatccgtattttgataaagaacatatgttttcttaaaatctGACACCGTATGTTCAAAGACAACTTCCGGCCTGGTAAAATTTCATTGCGAAAGAGACTTAAAGAATGAATTcccaagttttattatatgaatttctAATAAAGCGTGCATATTGGAGTGCATTACAATAACTAAGATTCGTCGTAtacaacttatttaattaatattatatttttaaatctacgtggttttacaaaaaaaagttggCAACATCAATTTATTTGGTTCAAATCGAAATTGCGTCTTAAAAgcctttaaataaagttattttaggTCCAAAACGGGGGTTTAATTTTCCCCAAACAATAGAAGAAACCTTCACGAAGGTCGCATATTGTCAACAGAAAAGAAAAGCGTTTgtctaaaacaaatgaacagaATCATATGGtgcttttgaaatatttggCAAGACACATTGAACAGTGAACATCGGAGAAAGAAAAACGACCATGATAATCACATTTtgcataaagaaatataatttgaattaatagatattaacAGTGGCTCATACAAATCCAAATCGTGTACAAatctaacaattatttataagattaaagtttttttaaagacagTTACATTGACAGACGAAGTTTTCAATTCATAgctaataaactaatattataatgtattaattgtgACGGTCTTCAGGCGGGGTTCtaggatttataaaaaaacgtaagtataaaaacctataaatattcctaacaatagaaatataatttcgatTGCACAGTAGTTATGCTAAAtctaaagtatatattaaaatattaaaatcgtcTTATTATCATTGCAAAAGTCAATATTTGAAGGAAGGCACCATCTAGATCAAGAAGCGCTTGCGTCAAAGTCGATCGTTAAAagtttgattataaaaattgtattaatgtttcAGTGTATAGCCAAATGCAAGAATATGGTGGTGATAAAACTATTGACCATCGCGAAGGCACTGAGGGTAGGGACAGAGGGCAAGAAAGCCTGCATGGAAAGCATTCTTATACCGTGATACAGAAACACTATGGTCAGTGAGCTGCGattcaatttagttttttcgtttttctatgtgacttttatttaattttttcatggtataaaataaaacattacgaTCTCGATTATTCATCGGAACTGCATCCAGTTATGacgaaaaaatgaaaattattacagcggaaacattttttataagcaaGTACAGCTGTGAATGAACTGGTTCTATCAGAATTGAGTCTAGGGACGCTAGGTATACAATCTTCATTACGGTTTTGAAGCCCGATTCGGCCATGGTGACCACTCTATTAAGATCGACATTTATGTAGACATGTATGTGCAGAAAACTGTACCCCTTCTATTTCATAGTCCTCATTCACAGTGAGATGATGTTCTGCGACTGACTAAATTTTCTTACTTAGCTaccattgtaatttttatacagaatCGACCTTCTTGTATTTTTGGTCTCTCGGAGATTAGGACCTCTATGGGCAGACAAATACTACATCAATCCAAGAgtatcaatacatttttgctttacgaaaaaaaaacaactcaaCTTGGTTTCAGGTTCAAAGGAAGGTGACAAAACAAGCTATGGCAGAGTAACGACTGGGGGCTATGACTCTTCTAACCAACAGTGTCAAAACACTAggtattacttttattttatatgaaaataattaaaacattaatgcCCTTAAATGAATGTTATTTTAGATACATCAACTCGTCAGTGCCTACGTTTAGCTCTCCGCCACATTCGCCATTAGTTGGTGTGGTATTTCATCCTTCCTCGCCCAACTACAGCCGATCAACCATGACTGAGCATCTAAACCCTGATAGAAGATCGCAAAGTGCATGGTCCATCTCAAACCAAGAACCTATTGGTACAGGCgctaagaaaaaaatagtcaAAAGCCACGAAAAGCGAAACGTCTGCAGTGCTGATCCACGATACCACGAAAGATATAAAGATACCAGTACCGAAACGGAACCGAACAGAAAACATGATCGCAATCTAAGAGCTGATTCTACAACGAGTTTGGATTTCTTCGCTGAAGGTGAGCGAATGGTATCGGAGCTTTGTAATATACCTGATCCATCAAAAAGCGATctgaatactaaaaatattcaaaaaggaAGTCAGCAAGAAGATGACAAAAAATCCAGTGGATCTTCAGAAACTTTGCTGACGGctttagataaaattattattcatgatCAAATACCTGTGCAAATAGTGCAACTAGCAATTGAGGCATGTACTGACGCTGAAAATATAGCTATCGCTCATCACAATCGTccctgttttaaaaatatacactcGATTTGTGCAAAAACACGCTCAAATGTACAAAAACCAGACAGTGCCGTTGCTAACTTGCATTCTCAGGGTATTCCGTgggtaataaaaaactttatattttcttttgtcagAATCTTAGATGGTTGGAAAGGCGTGAAAGAACTACTAAGTGAAAAACATGACAGTTTTTCtagaattgaaaataaatattatagtccCAACATCAGAGAATGTTTTGTTCAATGGCAAGCAATAACAAAGGAAATGCtaactcatatttataaaacctttaagTGCCTTGATCAAGGATTCACTATGGAACAAAAGAGTTTTACACACAACTATTATGCTACGAACTCAGCAGCGCCTCGTCATCAAAATCAAGGCAAATTTCAACCAATTAAAACGCATGTAAGCACCCCAAGAACTATTAATACTTCTCCACAACCATATAATACTGTCCAACCTCCATGGATGCAGAGCCAAAATCAGCCACAGATTCAAAACTTCAACGAGAATCCATGGCCATCTAGACCAAACGTCAGCTACAAAAAGTTTCCAGTTGTTCCACCTCCAAGTACACAGAACTTTTATCCTTTAAATGACCAAAGTGAAATAGATTATCAAAAGACGTCGTACAAATGTGAGCCCTATAACGTAAGAGAAGCGAAGCCACGTCAATCTTGGACTATAACAAACGTTCCAGACTTCAGAAATTTAGACAGCATGTGTCACACTGACCACCGAGATTTGTACACTCAGCTGCGGCATAAAATGGATGCAGAGCTTGGCAAAGCTCCTGGACAACCAATTTTTGGAGCTATGCCTTGTGATTTAATGCAACGAAGAGACATGGAATTAAAGGCTAAAATGATACCTTTAAGTCACGtagaaaaaactttaatacctAGTATGGCTACAGCGGCTGACGTAAAAAACTATGTACAAAAGAATAACAGCTGTGGTGACACAAAGGATGACACGGATTTTTTTGCGGCGTGGGGTCAGATGGTACAAAAAGAATCTAACGACTTTTTAACTCATCACAATCACAACATTCAAGTTCCATCTAATGTTGTAACGCTCTCGAGCAATATCTCTGGCCCCGTACAATTCATTGACAATGAAAACGATGAGTTCCATGAAATGTCAAAAGTTTATATGAAACCTGGAAGTTACAAGGTCCCTATAAAACCAGCTGATCCAATATCCTCATTCTCCCAAAGCGGATCTCAAGAAATAGGCTTTGACAGTGCGAGTACGATAGaagattctttaaaaataaatggccAATTTTCACCTGTCACATTAGCTCCTCAGCCCAAATATAATATCGAATCTTGGCCATGTTTGATACCAAGACGTGCTGATGATATCTTTAACGAAGAACAAAAGCTTCGGAATATGGTACCTCCATTAGAAATGAGAAGCGTTGATTGCCTCGATATACTCAACTCCATGACATCGGATCGCGCCTGGGAGGCTGCAAAGCAATCGGCGCCTAAACTTATGGATTTTCTTCATGACGACAGTAAATCAGACACAGCAAGACTATACGATGCTTTAGGTTTATGTACAATTGACGAATTTTCAAATGATGATAAGCAAATGCATATGAATTTTGAGAAAAATGACATTTGGCCAATAAATTCATCCTTCAATCAATATATATCTTCTGGATCACAGTTATGGGAACAAAATGTTGTAAGACATGATTATAATCAAAGCTTGTTCAAtgaagatattataaaattttccgAAACTGAACAGAAAAATGACTTTGAC is part of the Pieris rapae chromosome 21, ilPieRapa1.1, whole genome shotgun sequence genome and encodes:
- the LOC110993920 gene encoding uncharacterized protein LOC110993920 — protein: MPLNECYFRYINSSVPTFSSPPHSPLVGVVFHPSSPNYSRSTMTEHLNPDRRSQSAWSISNQEPIGTGAKKKIVKSHEKRNVCSADPRYHERYKDTSTETEPNRKHDRNLRADSTTSLDFFAEGERMVSELCNIPDPSKSDLNTKNIQKGSQQEDDKKSSGSSETLLTALDKIIIHDQIPVQIVQLAIEACTDAENIAIAHHNRPCFKNIHSICAKTRSNVQKPDSAVANLHSQGIPWVIKNFIFSFVRILDGWKGVKELLSEKHDSFSRIENKYYSPNIRECFVQWQAITKEMLTHIYKTFKCLDQGFTMEQKSFTHNYYATNSAAPRHQNQGKFQPIKTHVSTPRTINTSPQPYNTVQPPWMQSQNQPQIQNFNENPWPSRPNVSYKKFPVVPPPSTQNFYPLNDQSEIDYQKTSYKCEPYNVREAKPRQSWTITNVPDFRNLDSMCHTDHRDLYTQLRHKMDAELGKAPGQPIFGAMPCDLMQRRDMELKAKMIPLSHVEKTLIPSMATAADVKNYVQKNNSCGDTKDDTDFFAAWGQMVQKESNDFLTHHNHNIQVPSNVVTLSSNISGPVQFIDNENDEFHEMSKVYMKPGSYKVPIKPADPISSFSQSGSQEIGFDSASTIEDSLKINGQFSPVTLAPQPKYNIESWPCLIPRRADDIFNEEQKLRNMVPPLEMRSVDCLDILNSMTSDRAWEAAKQSAPKLMDFLHDDSKSDTARLYDALGLCTIDEFSNDDKQMHMNFEKNDIWPINSSFNQYISSGSQLWEQNVVRHDYNQSLFNEDIIKFSETEQKNDFDDNIQNYVNKRNESKEMKCANFDQTGNCVRDESHKKFTSKSKVGVSGMWYHPKKKKPIPSASVKKFEIIIAKLSMLNEASFIQHDMDIKTAPRFYEVVKYPMCLHDILTKLKNSSYTEIDQVIQDFRRIFNNVKLYLKSYPDTTMKKNVSKVAVEFENLLNEEFPIKMDTKKSLDECDTNKTRDKDNDIKHNLEDIKTD